A single genomic interval of uncultured Sphaerochaeta sp. harbors:
- a CDS encoding ATP-binding protein, whose amino-acid sequence MKKKNVINLIKYYTERNDGAFRDEAYEIAVDFNRNNDSELGDYIMALLSDKNTFVPQVLNGKLDYLRKVECPPTTLPLPECIKEDLMGIVNAVSYGAGVNKFLFQGAPGTGKTESAKQLARILNRQLFVVDFDLLVDSKMGQTSKNIAELFAEINNVPYPEQIIILFDELDSIALDRTSTRDLREMGRATSAVLKGLDSLSSRTVLLATTNLYESFDKALIRRFDKVIDFARYTNTDLREIAETILEDLLQQFKFKGRNIRLFRKIIALMAPLPYPGELKNLIKTAIAFSNPHEDFDYLARLFKQIKPGFTGDYKELKMMGFSVRDIEILTKVSKSQVSRELLGVTQ is encoded by the coding sequence ATGAAAAAGAAGAATGTAATCAACTTGATAAAGTATTATACCGAAAGAAATGACGGAGCTTTCCGTGATGAAGCATATGAGATAGCTGTAGATTTCAACAGGAACAACGATAGTGAACTTGGTGACTATATCATGGCGTTATTATCCGACAAGAATACCTTTGTACCACAAGTACTGAATGGGAAATTGGACTATCTTAGAAAGGTTGAATGTCCACCTACTACGCTACCACTCCCTGAATGCATCAAGGAGGACCTGATGGGCATTGTCAATGCCGTCAGCTATGGTGCAGGAGTTAATAAGTTTTTGTTTCAAGGGGCCCCAGGAACTGGGAAAACTGAAAGTGCAAAGCAGCTTGCCAGAATTCTAAACCGACAACTCTTTGTAGTAGATTTTGATTTGCTTGTAGACAGCAAGATGGGACAAACTTCGAAAAATATTGCAGAACTGTTTGCTGAAATAAACAATGTTCCCTATCCAGAACAAATCATTATCCTCTTCGATGAACTGGATTCAATTGCTCTTGACAGAACGAGTACACGTGATTTGCGAGAAATGGGCAGAGCTACATCCGCTGTGCTGAAAGGACTTGATAGTCTTAGTAGTCGAACTGTATTGCTGGCAACGACAAATTTGTATGAATCATTTGACAAGGCTCTCATCCGTCGATTTGACAAAGTAATTGATTTTGCTCGTTACACAAATACAGACCTAAGGGAAATCGCCGAGACTATTCTTGAGGATCTATTACAGCAATTCAAGTTTAAAGGAAGAAATATTCGGCTGTTTAGGAAAATCATTGCACTGATGGCCCCGCTTCCCTACCCCGGTGAATTGAAAAATCTCATTAAGACTGCCATTGCATTCAGCAACCCCCATGAGGATTTTGACTATCTGGCACGATTGTTCAAACAGATAAAACCCGGTTTTACAGGAGATTATAAAGAGCTCAAAATGATGGGATTCTCTGTACGTGATATAGAAATCCTTACAAAAGTATCGAAGAGCCAAGTATCACGAGAACTGCTGGGAGTAACACAATGA
- the nhaC gene encoding Na+/H+ antiporter NhaC, which translates to MYKKEAPLPSIYVSLIPLVITGLALWVSVFVLDTQPHFALFLGATTAGICAYASGCSWEIIREGFKGAISRTIPALLILLIIGMLIGVWISSGIVPALMYFGFKVLTARWFLPLIFLFCGLMSLITGSSWTTIGTIGVAAVGVGEGLGIPVAMTAGAIVSGAFFGDKISPMSDSTNLTSSVLGVNLFDHIRHMLYTTVPAMVLSLIAFTILGFTVSEGGAMGEVATYTESIQEHFHFTFWLFIPPLAVIALIFLKVPAIPCLITGLILGGVATLLFQGGSLEQLFETIHSGYVSNTGSEEIDTLFSRGGMESMYNVVILALISLALGGIMDRTGMLHSIVLKLSRFVDTVGNLTVTVIFTSILINIFSANQYLAVILPGQMYEENYRKQKLKLKNLTRTLEAGGTLTAPLIPWNSSAVFVYSALGVSAGAYAPYAVFCWLSPLVAVLFAYTNLFMERVAPRESEPEDQQ; encoded by the coding sequence ATGTATAAGAAAGAAGCTCCATTGCCATCGATTTATGTATCCCTGATTCCTCTTGTCATTACAGGCTTAGCCTTATGGGTGTCTGTCTTTGTATTGGACACCCAACCCCATTTTGCACTGTTTCTTGGTGCGACTACAGCCGGAATATGTGCATATGCAAGTGGTTGTTCTTGGGAAATAATCAGGGAAGGATTCAAGGGGGCGATCAGCAGGACGATACCCGCGTTGTTGATTCTGTTGATTATAGGGATGCTCATAGGGGTTTGGATTTCCAGTGGTATTGTCCCGGCGCTGATGTATTTTGGATTTAAGGTACTAACAGCCCGATGGTTCCTCCCGCTCATCTTCCTTTTCTGTGGTTTGATGTCCTTGATCACCGGGAGTTCCTGGACAACAATCGGAACCATCGGAGTAGCTGCTGTTGGTGTCGGTGAAGGACTGGGAATCCCAGTTGCCATGACAGCCGGTGCTATCGTTTCTGGAGCCTTTTTTGGTGACAAGATTTCTCCCATGTCTGATTCCACCAACCTGACCTCTTCAGTGCTTGGTGTTAATCTCTTTGATCATATCCGGCATATGCTTTATACCACTGTTCCTGCAATGGTTCTTTCTTTGATTGCGTTCACCATCTTGGGATTCACTGTCTCTGAAGGTGGAGCGATGGGGGAGGTGGCAACCTATACAGAAAGTATCCAGGAACACTTCCACTTCACGTTCTGGTTGTTCATACCCCCACTAGCAGTTATTGCCCTCATTTTTCTTAAGGTACCTGCCATCCCTTGCCTCATAACAGGGCTCATTCTTGGAGGAGTTGCTACGCTTCTATTCCAGGGAGGTAGTCTGGAGCAACTCTTTGAAACCATCCATAGCGGTTATGTGAGTAACACCGGGAGTGAGGAAATCGATACATTGTTCTCCCGAGGAGGCATGGAGAGCATGTATAACGTGGTCATCCTTGCCCTCATCTCTCTTGCCCTCGGCGGAATCATGGACCGGACAGGGATGCTCCACAGTATTGTCCTGAAACTATCCCGGTTTGTTGACACGGTCGGTAATCTGACGGTGACCGTCATCTTTACCTCAATCTTGATAAATATATTTAGTGCAAACCAATACCTCGCGGTCATACTCCCAGGGCAAATGTATGAGGAGAACTATCGTAAACAGAAGCTTAAATTGAAGAACCTCACCCGTACCTTGGAAGCTGGAGGTACCCTTACAGCTCCCTTGATCCCATGGAACAGCAGTGCTGTATTTGTATATTCCGCTTTGGGTGTGTCAGCTGGAGCCTATGCTCCCTATGCAGTATTCTGCTGGCTCTCTCCCCTTGTAGCTGTCCTCTTCGCCTATACCAATCTCTTCATGGAGCGTGTAGCCCCAAGAGAATCGGAGCCAGAGGATCAGCAATAG
- a CDS encoding GNAT family N-acetyltransferase — translation MKCYETERLSLKIITLPDIKNFQAFLVKNRTFLGPWEPLHDDVYYSEEAILQRIEQELLLDSQEKQLSLYLTRKGEERIIGNVTLSNIVRGPFQSCFLGYKLDEEATGHGYMSEAVAKVVEIAFNDLHLHRIEANIMPRNKRSLQVVKKNGFFYEGVSKNYLKINGKWEDHAHYVLLNEGLE, via the coding sequence ATGAAATGCTATGAGACTGAACGTTTGTCACTGAAAATCATTACCCTTCCTGATATAAAAAATTTCCAAGCGTTTCTGGTAAAGAATAGAACGTTTCTTGGCCCTTGGGAGCCCCTGCATGATGATGTATACTACAGCGAAGAAGCAATCCTCCAGAGAATTGAGCAGGAGCTTCTCCTCGACTCCCAAGAGAAACAACTGAGCCTCTATCTCACAAGAAAGGGAGAAGAGAGAATCATTGGGAATGTCACCTTGTCAAATATTGTACGTGGACCATTCCAGTCATGTTTTCTTGGATACAAATTGGATGAAGAAGCCACCGGCCACGGATACATGAGTGAAGCAGTTGCGAAAGTAGTAGAAATTGCCTTCAACGACCTCCACCTTCATCGAATTGAAGCGAACATCATGCCGAGGAATAAGAGGTCACTCCAAGTTGTGAAGAAGAACGGATTCTTCTATGAGGGAGTAAGCAAGAACTATTTGAAAATCAATGGAAAGTGGGAAGATCATGCCCACTACGTGTTGTTGAATGAGGGATTGGAATAG
- a CDS encoding AbrB/MazE/SpoVT family DNA-binding domain-containing protein — protein MAQQFIDNAKVMAKGQVTIPKDVRTALGIGTGDRVTFLVDGGNVRIINSALYAMEILQNKMVGEAQKAGLEDDEDVMALVRNLRSENTE, from the coding sequence ATGGCACAACAATTTATAGATAATGCAAAAGTGATGGCCAAAGGTCAGGTGACCATCCCCAAGGACGTTAGGACAGCCTTGGGCATCGGGACCGGGGACCGTGTGACTTTTTTAGTGGATGGAGGCAACGTGAGGATTATTAACTCAGCCCTCTACGCCATGGAGATTCTGCAAAATAAGATGGTAGGGGAAGCACAAAAGGCAGGCTTAGAAGATGATGAGGATGTGATGGCTCTTGTTAGAAATCTCCGCTCTGAGAATACTGAATGA
- a CDS encoding putative toxin-antitoxin system toxin component, PIN family, with product MKVLIDTNVLISAALFPHSTPAKAFWKANMYPFQAVICEQNLDEMKRIFTRKFPNKLPALESFISNSLLSIEIVDTPERPVKEERLMRDMMDRPILRSAVVSDVDIILTGDKDFLESGIDHPRMMTPSDFMFVHSSF from the coding sequence ATGAAAGTTCTTATCGACACCAACGTTTTGATTTCAGCAGCACTGTTTCCCCACAGTACGCCAGCAAAGGCTTTTTGGAAAGCCAATATGTATCCATTCCAAGCTGTTATTTGTGAGCAGAACCTTGACGAGATGAAGCGTATTTTTACAAGAAAATTTCCAAATAAGCTGCCAGCCCTAGAATCGTTCATCTCTAACTCTCTTCTTTCAATTGAGATAGTTGATACCCCCGAAAGACCTGTGAAAGAGGAAAGGTTGATGCGCGACATGATGGACAGACCGATATTGCGTAGTGCGGTTGTCTCTGACGTGGATATTATTTTGACAGGAGATAAAGACTTCCTTGAGTCTGGGATAGATCACCCTCGTATGATGACTCCATCGGATTTTATGTTTGTTCATTCGTCATTTTAG
- a CDS encoding S8 family peptidase — protein sequence MNKILELKGTFNHAPNPSRPGPAALPARSSVTVSDIYRLTQSLEEVHRYWKEIHSPFKPLVSIYYKDIVAKSNRMGKILTNGSESPNRTIVGAKFTETIPPKHIITHCVNIHAIEQGLEKLLKVSQLLAEEFNNTITAEEINILNNNEQKLKRKISREELSWKTQKERAITAQSLSKSAFCQILKDAWYLDSFNVEERNIPISGSQIITLYDTGINRAEILKNLGLQQEPIRTLDDLTWMVTPEQYYKIISKAPYLVAMTVSDFGRIDARSLDGIGNLSSGFSIPEPTNEPVIGVIDTLFDQSSYFSSWVEYHCMISPDLVEDEDYAHGTAVSSILVDGPTLNKHLDDGCGRFRVRHFGVAKHARNSSAYLMNAIRSIVETNKDIKVWNISLGSSLETDQNFISPEAALLDELQFLYDIIFVVAGTNNRNRRLDRPRIGSPADSVNSVVVNAVTLAGDPVEYACKGPVLHFFNKPDVAVFGGDSQDGMIVYSNRGRVKELGTSFAAPWITRKLAYLIHVMGFPREIAKALLLDSAAGWKVDSNSQNLKGFGVVPTKIQDILSSPNEEIRFVVHGVVEAYETYAYTIPVPLCKDQFPYIAKATLCYFPKCSRSQGVDYTDTEMDIHLGRMNKKGKITAINANAQGDDEPHRLFEKEVRRDYRKWDTVKHFHEEIKARNRPRIRLSESSPNWGINIKTKERLETKSGKGLHFGVVITLHEITGVNRISEFVQLCRANNWFVNEVDIHARVEIHEKAEAEVEFDEDEM from the coding sequence ATGAACAAAATTCTGGAACTAAAAGGAACATTCAATCACGCTCCCAATCCTAGCCGTCCAGGACCTGCTGCGCTCCCCGCAAGAAGTAGCGTTACCGTCTCAGATATATACAGACTGACTCAGTCTCTTGAAGAGGTGCACCGCTACTGGAAAGAAATTCACAGTCCGTTCAAGCCACTTGTCTCTATCTACTATAAAGATATCGTAGCAAAAAGTAATAGGATGGGCAAAATTCTTACCAATGGATCGGAATCACCCAACAGGACTATTGTAGGTGCCAAATTTACCGAAACCATTCCTCCCAAACACATTATTACACATTGTGTGAATATTCATGCCATTGAGCAGGGTTTGGAAAAACTTCTGAAAGTTTCCCAATTACTAGCAGAGGAATTCAACAACACAATCACGGCTGAAGAGATAAATATCCTGAACAATAACGAACAAAAGCTCAAGAGAAAAATTTCAAGGGAGGAGCTTTCCTGGAAAACCCAGAAAGAACGTGCAATAACTGCACAGAGCCTGAGTAAATCCGCTTTTTGTCAGATCTTAAAGGATGCTTGGTACCTTGATTCCTTTAACGTTGAAGAACGAAATATTCCCATTTCGGGGAGTCAAATTATCACGCTTTACGATACCGGTATAAATCGGGCAGAAATCCTCAAGAATCTTGGATTGCAACAAGAACCCATCAGAACTCTGGACGATCTTACCTGGATGGTGACACCTGAACAGTATTACAAGATTATTAGCAAAGCCCCCTATCTTGTTGCCATGACAGTCTCCGATTTTGGAAGAATTGATGCACGTTCTCTTGATGGAATAGGGAACCTTTCATCAGGATTCTCTATCCCTGAACCTACAAATGAACCAGTAATTGGCGTCATCGACACGCTCTTCGACCAATCCTCATATTTCTCTTCATGGGTAGAGTATCACTGTATGATATCCCCAGACCTTGTTGAAGACGAAGATTATGCACACGGAACGGCTGTCTCATCCATTCTTGTCGATGGACCTACTCTCAATAAGCATCTTGATGATGGATGTGGACGTTTTCGTGTGCGACATTTTGGCGTTGCCAAGCATGCACGAAACAGTTCTGCCTATCTGATGAATGCAATACGGTCTATCGTAGAAACGAACAAAGATATTAAGGTATGGAACATATCCCTCGGATCATCACTGGAAACTGACCAGAATTTCATCTCTCCCGAAGCAGCACTCCTTGATGAGCTCCAATTCTTGTATGACATCATTTTCGTGGTAGCCGGCACAAATAATAGAAACCGTCGTTTAGATCGTCCAAGAATTGGTTCTCCCGCCGATTCCGTCAACTCTGTTGTGGTAAATGCAGTGACTCTGGCAGGAGATCCTGTGGAATATGCATGCAAGGGTCCTGTATTACATTTCTTCAACAAACCTGATGTCGCGGTATTTGGTGGAGACAGCCAAGATGGCATGATAGTCTACTCAAACCGTGGAAGGGTTAAGGAATTGGGCACTTCGTTTGCAGCTCCTTGGATCACCCGAAAATTGGCCTATCTCATACATGTAATGGGATTCCCAAGAGAGATTGCAAAAGCATTACTACTTGATTCTGCCGCAGGCTGGAAGGTCGATTCTAACAGCCAGAATCTAAAAGGCTTCGGTGTTGTTCCAACCAAAATACAGGATATTTTGTCATCACCAAATGAAGAAATACGCTTTGTAGTACACGGGGTGGTGGAAGCATATGAAACCTATGCGTATACCATTCCAGTCCCCCTTTGCAAAGACCAGTTCCCCTATATTGCAAAAGCCACTCTCTGTTATTTCCCAAAATGTTCTCGTTCCCAAGGAGTTGACTATACCGATACCGAAATGGACATACATCTAGGAAGGATGAACAAAAAGGGCAAGATCACGGCAATTAATGCTAATGCTCAGGGAGACGACGAACCCCACAGATTGTTTGAAAAAGAGGTACGGCGGGATTACCGAAAATGGGATACCGTGAAACATTTTCATGAAGAGATAAAGGCCCGAAACCGTCCCAGAATACGACTTAGCGAATCGTCACCCAATTGGGGCATCAACATCAAGACCAAGGAACGTTTGGAAACCAAGTCAGGCAAAGGCTTACATTTCGGTGTTGTAATAACACTACATGAAATCACAGGAGTAAACCGAATTTCTGAATTCGTGCAGCTTTGTCGTGCAAACAACTGGTTTGTCAATGAAGTTGACATCCATGCCAGGGTTGAAATTCATGAGAAAGCTGAAGCAGAAGTGGAATTTGATGAGGATGAAATGTAA